The genomic interval TGGTCGACGGTGTGGATGGCGTCGACGCCGTCGCGATTGAGTTTGTCGGCGAAGTCGTCGACGGTGCCGCTGATGACCGCCAACTGGAGGTCGCCGCCGGTTTCGTCGGCGAGTTCGCGACCGGCGGTGATGAGCTCGTAGCTAACGTCTCGGAGGTCACCGCGGCGGTGGTCCGCGACTGCGAGGACGTCCGTCATTGTGCCACCCCCTTCTCGCGGAGCAGCTCACCGAGCTCCCCGGCCGTCTCGTCGGCACTGCCCTCCCAGACGGTCGCGTCGCTTTCGCTTTCGGGCTCGTACATCTCCGTCAGCTCGAGTTCGGTTTCGATCGCGCTCTCGTCGACGCCGATGTCGGCGAGGCTCTGGACGTCGAGTTCCTTGCGCTGGGCCTGTCGAATGCCCCGCAGGCTGGCATATCGTGGTTCGTTGATCCCCGTCTGGATCGTCAACACGGCGGGCAGTTCGATGTCGGTCAGCTCCTCGACGCCACCCTCGAGTTCGCGGCGGACCGACGCGACGCCGTCCTCGAGATCGTGCTCGAGGTGGTTGACGACGGCGCCCCACTGGAAGCCGAGCTGTTCGGCGACCGAGACGCCGGTCGCGCCGAAGCTGTCGTCGCCGGCCTGCACGCCCGAGAGCACGAGGTCGGGCTCCTCGGCCTCGATGACGGCGCTCAGGATCTCCGTCTTGGCGTTGACGTCGAGCAGGTCGACGTCCTCGAGAGCGTCGTCCCAGACGCGGACGGCGCGGTCGGCACCCTTCGCGAGCGCCTGACGGATGGTCTGTTCACAGTCTTCCGGACCGATGGTGACTGCGACGACTTCGTCGGCGATCCCGTCTTCCTGGAGTTGGACGGCTTCTTCGATCGCGTAGTCGTCCCATTCGTTCAAGTCGGCACCGAGGTACTGTCCTGCGATTTCGGTTCCCTCGATTTCGAACTCGTCTTCGACAGTCGCCACTTCTTTGACCGTAGCGAGAACTTTCATCGTTTGGTCTTTGATTTTACAAGTGGATATATGTTCCGTATCCGGGTGATAAAACGGCTTTGACAGTAGAACGCTGGTGATATATTCCACATCTTCCTTCATATCAAAACCCGGCTTATGTCGGGAGTACATAAACTCTACCCGTGGAACGAACGTTTGCTTCGCGTAACTGGGTCGCGAGATACGTGTTTATCTGTGAAACGGAACGCGCTTGTTCGATTCGACAGTTGGGGTAACGCGGTCGTTGATCACAACGTCATCACCGTCGATGCCACGGACGATTCCCGTGATCGTTGCTCTCCAAAGTCGAACTTCCAAACTGCTCGCGTTCGTTGGTATAATTCACAGTGGTCTCAAGACCACAGCCAGGGTTGAGAACGCAGCTTTCAGCTCATCACCAATGTTCGGTACGCGGGCCGACTCGTCACGATCAGATTTCACGAATGGAAAGAGACTGAATTTCGACAATGGCAAAAAGAATCTCTACCAGCAGGCTATGCTGAAGGGCAGATAGATCTATCGTACTGACTCTATGTCGATATCTTCCCTAATGTCCGTTGAATCAGTAGAGATTTAACACACTCGTTAATTTCGCTCCCATATTAAATGGATGTTCCAACAATATTGTTTCGGCGGTGACAAAACAGACTGCATTAATACTCAATCATCTAGTTTTCCACACACTATTATCGTTATACTGCTTTCCCAGCTATGTTTTCAACTGTTTTGGTAGATTCATGTCTGATGATTTTTTGTTCCAAGCTAATGGTTTGTTCTGCCAGTATGGCTCTGAAGAATGGCGATAGTAAGGACTACATGATCTGAGACCGCTGAAATACATATCAATGACAAACAAACCCGGGGAACGACAGGGGATCAAGGCCACGGAAACCGCCTTCGATATTATAAAAACAATTCATGAGGCGGGGCACATCCGTCTCGTTGAACTCGCTGACACGGTTGGAATCGCCAATAGTACCGCGTTCAGTCACCTCACAACACTCGAGGAACTCGGCTATGTAGTGAAAGAGCCAGATGGTTACCGACTAGGTCTGAGACTTCTCGACCACGGGATACAAGCGAAGTATCACTACCGAGAACTTCTTGATGCTTCTAAGCCGGTTCTCGAACAGCTCGTCAGCGAAACCGATGAGGCGGTCAATCTGGTTGTCGAAGAGGATAACCATGCGGTCTACATCGGTCGTCTTACCGGAGATCGTGGTGTCCCGACGAACTCTTGGGTAGGGAAGCATAAACAGATCCACACCCTTTCAGCTGGGAAGGCGATTCTAGCGCACATGCCTGAGAACCAGGTCGACGAAATCATTAGTCAGACAGGTCTTGATGGTGTAACAGCAGAGACGATCACGACTCGCGAGGAACTCGAGTCCGAGTTCGAGGAAATTCGAGAGCGTGGGGTCGCATTTAATAATTGTGAGTCTCATGAAAGCATTCGGGCTGTGGGCGCTCCAATCA from Natrinema sp. HArc-T2 carries:
- a CDS encoding IclR family transcriptional regulator, with product MTNKPGERQGIKATETAFDIIKTIHEAGHIRLVELADTVGIANSTAFSHLTTLEELGYVVKEPDGYRLGLRLLDHGIQAKYHYRELLDASKPVLEQLVSETDEAVNLVVEEDNHAVYIGRLTGDRGVPTNSWVGKHKQIHTLSAGKAILAHMPENQVDEIISQTGLDGVTAETITTREELESEFEEIRERGVAFNNCESHESIRAVGAPIILNEEVYGAVSVAGPAKRLTGEYFRSEIPDLLLGAVNEIELKLAYTDN
- a CDS encoding electron transfer flavoprotein subunit beta/FixA family protein — protein: MKVLATVKEVATVEDEFEIEGTEIAGQYLGADLNEWDDYAIEEAVQLQEDGIADEVVAVTIGPEDCEQTIRQALAKGADRAVRVWDDALEDVDLLDVNAKTEILSAVIEAEEPDLVLSGVQAGDDSFGATGVSVAEQLGFQWGAVVNHLEHDLEDGVASVRRELEGGVEELTDIELPAVLTIQTGINEPRYASLRGIRQAQRKELDVQSLADIGVDESAIETELELTEMYEPESESDATVWEGSADETAGELGELLREKGVAQ